The sequence GCGCTGTCTGCGGATGGACCAATCAATTTATACAATGCCGTGCTGTTGGCCGGTAGCAAAGAGGCAATCGGCAAGGGCGTTTTAGTGACATTAAACGACCAGATTAACGCCGCGCGCGAAGTCACCAAAACCAATACATCAACCACCGATACCTTTAAATCACCCGAACTCGGGATGCTGGGATACATTCAAGGCAGTAAGCCGTATTTTTATCGCCAGTCAACCCGCAAAAACACACTCGACACAGAATTCGATATCAGTAACCTGGATGTCTTGCCGAAAGTTGATATCGTGTACGGCTATGCCGATATGAACAGCATTGCGCTAGATGCGCAAGTCGCCGCTGGTGCCAAGGGCATTATCCACGCTGGTGTCGGTGATGGCAGTATTGCAGCGCAAATGAAAGAACCACTGATTGCGGCACGTAAAAAAGGGGTGATTATCGTGCGTGCCAGCCGAATCGGGCAAGGCATTGTGGCGCGCAACGGCGAGGCCAGCGACGATACTCTCGACTTCGTTGTAGCTGATACGCTGAATGCGCAGAAAGCACGAATCTTGCTGATGCTAGCGCTGACCAAAACGAATAATACGAAAGACATTCAGCGGATGTTTTACACCTATTAATTCTTTGACAGTTTCCTTTTACTCGTCTGATTAGCGTCACAACACCGCAAATCTGACATAAAAAAATGGTGGGTCAGGTGCTTCCTGATCCACCATTTTTTACATCATTACCTTGCACCGAATGATGTGGTGCGCTCAGACGTCTATAACGTGGTTGGAGTGGATGATATCGCCGTCTCTGGCGCGCCATTTGACGCGATTGGTGCCGACGACTGTAAGGCGGCTTGACTCGGTTTTTCACGACGTAGTTCCTGCACCGGAAACGGAATCGAAAATCCAATCGCATCCAGTGTTGGCTTAATCTGCTGACTAATATCCCAGCGAACGGCCCAAAAATCCGACGTCATTGTCCAAAACCGTATTTTGAGCATCACAGCGCTATCCGCGTAATCGCTCACAACCACCAGCGGTTCTGGCAACTTCAGAATCCGCGGATCGGCATCCAATAACGCGGTTAAGGCCCGAATCGCAATGGCGGGATCATTTTTATAATCGATCCCGATCGGCAGATCCATACGCCGCTTGTCATGCCGACTATAGTTGGTAATCGCGCTGTTCCATAACTGGTTGTTTGGGACAAATAGACAAACGCCATCGGCCTTAGTTAATTTTGTTGCGAAAAGACCAATTTCATCGACAGTTCCTTCGACGCTGCTATTCGCAACATATTCGCCGACCTGAAATGGTCGCAAAAACAACAACATCATACCGGCCGCAATATTTTGTAGCGTACCTTGCAATGCCAGACCTATCGCCAGACTGGCTGCACCCAACACTGCGATGATACTGGCGGTCTGCACACCAAACTGTCCCAATACAGCAATCACCGTAATCAGACGAATGAGCCACAACAACACACTCCGCAATACCGGTCGCAAGGTGGCATCGACGTTAGAGCGAATCAACACACGCTGGAACATATTCGATAATTTGGAAGAAAACCACCAACCAAGCATCAATATAACGATCGCCAGCACGGCATTCACCGCGTAATGCAGCGAGGACGTAGCCAGAAAAGTCCAGAGTGCATTTAACTGGTCAACGGCAAAAGTATTCAAAGGTAAACTCCTATTTTTATGACGAACATTCGCCTGTAGGCTGACGCGTCAATGACTTGCTCGCCGACGGTGATGAGACTAGACGTTCCAATAATGCTTAAAAAAACGCTTAATTAGCACTTAAGTAACGTTTAAACAACGTCATTAGGCTTGGATTATTGCATTTAGTTGCAACAGTAGGCTGAAAGGGGCGTCATTCAAGCCTTATGTACTGACATGCAGCTCTGTTTGAGCTCCGAATGCGCAATCAGGGATGGTCCATCACCATCAATCAGATCGAGATGCCGCGCGCTAACTCCCGCGGGTTTGCTACACTATCGACTTACGCACCAGCCAACCCACTTGATCGATCCCCATGAGCAAATATTGGAGTCCCATCGTCAGCCGCCTGACGCCTTACACGCCCGGCGAGCAACCAAAGATTAACAATCTGATCAAACTCAATACCAACGAGAATCCTTACGGTCCGTCGCCGTTGGCCATTGCAGCGATCCAGCGCGAAGCTGCCGACACGCTGCGTCTGTATCCTAATCCGGACTCCGAACCGCTCAAGCTTGCCATTGCGGAACAAAATGCGCAATACGGCATCACTCCGGAACATATATTTGTCGGTAATGGTTCCGATGAAGTGCTGGCGCATGTGTTTCAGGCGCTATTGCAACACGATGATCCGATTCTGTATCCGGACATTACGTACAGTTTTTACCCGACTTATTCCAACCTGTATCAAGTCGCCTACAAGACAATCCCGCTCGCGGACGACTTTACGATTCAGGTCGATGACTATCTGAATGCAGGCAAAAACGGGGGGATTATTTTTCCTAACCCGAATGCGCCGACTGGTTGTCTGCTGCCATTGTCTGAAGTTGAACGCCTGGTCGCGGCGCAACCTGATAGCGTGGTCATCGTTGATGAGGCGTACATCGACTTTGGCGGCGACAGCGCGATCCCGCTGGTTTCGCGTTTTCCCAATCTGCTTGTGGTGCAAACACTGTCCAAATCCCGCTCTTTAGCTGGCCTGCGGGTTGGCTTTGCTATTGGTCATCCTGATTTGATTGCTGCTTTGGAGCGGGTCAAAAATAGTTTCAATTCCTATCCACTGGATCGGATGGCGATTGCGGGAGCCGCGGCCGCGATTCAGGATAAGTCGCATTTCGATCAAACCCGGCTTGCGGTTATGGATACCCGCAAGACGCTGGTTGCCGGACTGAATGCGCTGGGCTTTAACGTATTGCCGTCGGCTGCCAACTTCGTTTTCGCGCGTCATCCACAACACGACGCGGCAACCATTTCCGCAGGATTACGCGCCGATGGGGTCATCGTTCGACACTTTACCAGCCCGCGAATTGCACAATTTTTGCGCATTACGGTCGGCTCAAATGCGGATTGTCAGGCGTTACTGGATGCGCTACCCAATCATCTGAAAGATAAGACAAATGCGGTTAAATTGGCTTAGTCGTATCTCTATCTTATAGATTCGAATATTGAAGTGCACACTAGCGCACGACGGTGACGTAAATACCCCGTTGATAATCGCAATCACTATCGACGGGGCTGATTAGTGTGCTATTGCACTATTACACCAACACACCCACGCGCTACACGATCTCGTCCACTTCTTCACCATTTTTGTGATCAATGTCTCTTCCACTAGCCATTCCCGTTCCTACTATTAACCGCATGCGTCAGGCAGCGCTTCCGCTCCTGTTTGTCTTGCTCGGCGTTGTATATGCAACCTGGGCCTCGCGCATACCGGCGGTGCGCGATGCCTTGCAACTTGATCCGGCAGAATTAAGTCTGGTATTACTATGCGCAGGGATCGGTGCCGTGGGTTCTTTTCCGCTGGCAGCGTGGCTGACCGGTCATTACGGCGCGCGCCACAGCGCCTGGTACGCCGGCGTTGGATTATTGGTGACTATGCCGTGTTTGGCGCTGGCTCCCAATATGGCGTGGTTAATGCTTACCATGACCAGTCTTGGACTTTGCTCTGGTTGCTTTGATGTGGCGATCAACGCACTCGGTGCCGCAGCCGAAAAAGTAGCTGCGCGTTCGATCATGTCGCTATTACACGCCTGGTTTTGCGTCGGCACTTTATCCGGCGCGCTCATCGGCAGCGGCTTTGCTGGCATCGGCTTGTCGCCGCTCTCACACTTCGGCTTATTGGCACTGCTATTCGCCCTGCCGCTAAGACTTTGCTACAACGCATTGCCAAATGATCGCCCCGAACCGAGCATCGGTAAAAAGTATTTTTCACTCCCGCACGGCCACCTGATCGTCCTCGGTATCATCGGATTTTGCGGCGCGATTGTTGAAGGGTCTGTGGCAGACTGGAGTGGTGTTTACATGACGGACTGGTTGCGTGCCAGCGACGGCACTGCACCGTTAGCGTTTGCCGCCTTCGCGG is a genomic window of Glaciimonas sp. CA11.2 containing:
- a CDS encoding type II asparaginase, with protein sequence MVLHKIHTRFQPYFRFIFGALLLSSGLGNAIAQTQESQEASQKLPNVIILATGGTIAGTGATSTTTVGYTSATVGVEKLIAAVPELKKVANVKGEQVFQIASESMTNDHWLKLAKRVNILLARPDVDGIVITHGTDTIEETAYFLDLTVKSRKPVVIVGAMRPSTALSADGPINLYNAVLLAGSKEAIGKGVLVTLNDQINAAREVTKTNTSTTDTFKSPELGMLGYIQGSKPYFYRQSTRKNTLDTEFDISNLDVLPKVDIVYGYADMNSIALDAQVAAGAKGIIHAGVGDGSIAAQMKEPLIAARKKGVIIVRASRIGQGIVARNGEASDDTLDFVVADTLNAQKARILLMLALTKTNNTKDIQRMFYTY
- a CDS encoding mechanosensitive ion channel family protein, with the translated sequence MNTFAVDQLNALWTFLATSSLHYAVNAVLAIVILMLGWWFSSKLSNMFQRVLIRSNVDATLRPVLRSVLLWLIRLITVIAVLGQFGVQTASIIAVLGAASLAIGLALQGTLQNIAAGMMLLFLRPFQVGEYVANSSVEGTVDEIGLFATKLTKADGVCLFVPNNQLWNSAITNYSRHDKRRMDLPIGIDYKNDPAIAIRALTALLDADPRILKLPEPLVVVSDYADSAVMLKIRFWTMTSDFWAVRWDISQQIKPTLDAIGFSIPFPVQELRREKPSQAALQSSAPIASNGAPETAISSTPTTL
- the hisC gene encoding histidinol-phosphate transaminase, giving the protein MSKYWSPIVSRLTPYTPGEQPKINNLIKLNTNENPYGPSPLAIAAIQREAADTLRLYPNPDSEPLKLAIAEQNAQYGITPEHIFVGNGSDEVLAHVFQALLQHDDPILYPDITYSFYPTYSNLYQVAYKTIPLADDFTIQVDDYLNAGKNGGIIFPNPNAPTGCLLPLSEVERLVAAQPDSVVIVDEAYIDFGGDSAIPLVSRFPNLLVVQTLSKSRSLAGLRVGFAIGHPDLIAALERVKNSFNSYPLDRMAIAGAAAAIQDKSHFDQTRLAVMDTRKTLVAGLNALGFNVLPSAANFVFARHPQHDAATISAGLRADGVIVRHFTSPRIAQFLRITVGSNADCQALLDALPNHLKDKTNAVKLA
- a CDS encoding MFS transporter, with product MSLPLAIPVPTINRMRQAALPLLFVLLGVVYATWASRIPAVRDALQLDPAELSLVLLCAGIGAVGSFPLAAWLTGHYGARHSAWYAGVGLLVTMPCLALAPNMAWLMLTMTSLGLCSGCFDVAINALGAAAEKVAARSIMSLLHAWFCVGTLSGALIGSGFAGIGLSPLSHFGLLALLFALPLRLCYNALPNDRPEPSIGKKYFSLPHGHLIVLGIIGFCGAIVEGSVADWSGVYMTDWLRASDGTAPLAFAAFAAMMLVTRLIGDRLKERFNARKVVTTGALIAAVGMFVALIAPNVSLSIFGFALTGVGVATVFPFVFSAAGRHGSTALAGVATLSYGGGLIGPPVIGFLAHGFGLHAALSLVGVLCLAVALSASRAKWLE